A single window of Syntrophus aciditrophicus SB DNA harbors:
- a CDS encoding lytic transglycosylase domain-containing protein, with product MKKVVVLFSLLFLFPAGQLHAFCFEEAGSIYNVSPRLLWAIARVESGFRPGALNRNADGSYDYGLMQINSSWARVVGKELWSSLGDPCTNVKVGAWILSDCIRKHGYTWEAVGAYNASQKHKRARYARKVYTALRK from the coding sequence ATGAAAAAAGTCGTCGTCCTCTTTTCATTACTTTTCCTCTTTCCCGCGGGGCAACTCCATGCCTTCTGCTTCGAGGAGGCAGGCTCCATCTATAACGTCTCCCCCCGACTTCTCTGGGCCATCGCCAGGGTGGAGAGCGGTTTTCGGCCCGGCGCTCTCAACCGCAACGCCGACGGCTCGTATGACTACGGACTCATGCAGATCAATTCCTCATGGGCGCGGGTCGTAGGAAAGGAGCTTTGGTCCTCCCTGGGCGATCCGTGCACGAACGTGAAGGTCGGCGCCTGGATCCTCTCCGATTGCATCCGGAAACACGGCTACACATGGGAAGCTGTCGGAGCCTATAACGCCTCCCAGAAACACAAACGCGCCAGGTACGCCAGGAAGGTATACACGGCCCTGCGGAAATGA
- a CDS encoding type IV secretory system conjugative DNA transfer family protein: MIARFLKSSCGKGDRKTSRTILGVGHGMSDPDMSMHIAVSDSSRKGHFWCFGTTRVGKTRIMENMVEQDIRKGYSVVVIDPKGDIDLFSKIVQVAFEEGRDRELILVTPIYPHLSAVIDPLAYYYMPEELVGHIVSGVEVGKERFFFNVAYEISLVIVQALIMLAAWEGKAKSFNLNDVKNKMSREELEKLKGQIDCVDTEEAKQLSSDIQKILNSPQDYYGKVSSSLRVALMELTSGNIGKVVGKADENRFIDRLEKGKPVIMVVHLGSLITRKAAFTLGKVVISMVQSFVGRVFSSGRRVTPPLCLYIDECQNVLYYGIEDLFAKAGGADVWVHGFAQSVSQLYAMIGKDYGNAILDNTNTKLFMRVPDTDTASYVAKHFGEFRRYSPILNVDGGVSVREEEDTILKPSDILELAEREFYLMTYSGLFRGRSLDVSTLYLEIKFPDLTAES; this comes from the coding sequence ATGATTGCTCGGTTCCTCAAGAGTTCCTGCGGGAAGGGCGACCGAAAAACTTCCCGAACGATTCTCGGCGTCGGACACGGGATGTCGGATCCAGACATGTCCATGCATATCGCCGTCTCCGATTCATCCCGGAAGGGGCATTTCTGGTGTTTCGGAACCACCCGGGTGGGGAAGACCCGGATTATGGAGAACATGGTCGAGCAGGACATCCGCAAAGGTTACAGCGTCGTTGTCATCGACCCAAAGGGGGATATCGATCTCTTCTCCAAGATCGTGCAGGTCGCCTTTGAGGAGGGCCGGGACCGTGAGCTCATCCTCGTCACGCCCATCTACCCGCACCTGAGCGCCGTGATAGATCCCCTGGCCTATTACTACATGCCGGAGGAGTTGGTGGGGCACATCGTCTCCGGGGTAGAGGTGGGGAAGGAGCGGTTCTTCTTCAACGTCGCCTATGAGATCAGTCTCGTGATCGTCCAGGCGCTCATCATGCTTGCCGCCTGGGAGGGGAAGGCCAAGAGCTTCAACCTAAACGACGTCAAGAACAAGATGTCGCGGGAGGAGCTCGAAAAGCTCAAGGGACAGATCGACTGCGTAGACACCGAGGAGGCGAAGCAGCTCTCCTCGGACATCCAGAAGATCCTGAACTCGCCTCAGGACTATTACGGGAAGGTTTCCTCGTCTCTCCGGGTCGCCCTGATGGAGCTCACGAGCGGGAACATCGGGAAGGTCGTGGGAAAGGCCGACGAGAACCGGTTCATCGACCGCCTGGAAAAGGGGAAGCCGGTAATCATGGTGGTCCACCTCGGCTCCCTGATCACTCGCAAGGCGGCGTTCACCCTGGGAAAGGTGGTCATCTCGATGGTCCAGAGCTTCGTTGGACGGGTCTTCTCGTCGGGAAGGCGGGTAACCCCACCACTTTGCCTTTACATCGACGAGTGTCAGAATGTCCTCTACTACGGGATCGAGGATCTCTTCGCCAAGGCTGGCGGCGCCGACGTGTGGGTCCACGGCTTCGCCCAATCCGTCTCCCAGCTCTACGCCATGATCGGAAAGGATTACGGGAACGCCATCCTCGACAACACCAACACCAAGCTCTTCATGCGGGTCCCTGACACGGATACGGCCTCGTACGTAGCCAAGCACTTCGGGGAGTTCCGGCGCTATTCCCCGATTCTCAACGTGGACGGCGGGGTGTCGGTCCGGGAAGAGGAGGACACGATCCTGAAGCCCTCCGACATTCTTGAACTCGCAGAGAGAGAGTTCTATCTCATGACTTATTCCGGCCTGTTCCGCGGGCGGAGTCTCGATGTCTCCACACTTTATCTGGAAATCAAGTTCCCAGACCTCACGGCTGAGTCATGA
- a CDS encoding HD domain-containing protein: MKAITTILFILAVGCLAIYAICIYISALCKSRNPGISSLKEKREIALEGLAVIWTQRQKEESSPKKDEGEARKEPEKKQSGTHTPDTVSFRDPDLNTFYIENVRNKAGFPHGARQVAEGILEILDREGDCPSVVNTHGEIEASMEMGAYNRLARVTLREHAFDTAREMLCLIDPGPMTPMAIIAALGHDLGKIPAYRQHLYSLGDHPVISVTILDKIPGFSEMPNRGDIITAIRDHHRKPIDFFSIKLKEADQEARKKELARNFSLGDTRTGRESTSREEEPPKRAASAGRETIFWDDENKTEGRKRKGKPKEVEIPWYNGKAILQEIAGRINKVDEGRWEAFSMVNGYVYIQVGLLWSVAKKVARMNGDPSVLIADTDDELRANILYSIVERLKTEENAIARGLIRDGYFSAPFVVSMQDGTVHSKASYVPFNLEAFGMLTSELESQKYGKVREIVDVTPKW; encoded by the coding sequence ATGAAAGCGATCACGACGATCCTTTTCATCCTCGCGGTCGGCTGCCTCGCGATTTATGCCATATGCATATACATTTCCGCCTTGTGTAAATCACGAAATCCCGGAATATCTTCCTTAAAGGAAAAACGGGAGATCGCCCTGGAGGGTCTTGCGGTGATCTGGACACAAAGGCAGAAGGAGGAATCATCCCCCAAAAAAGACGAAGGCGAAGCAAGAAAAGAACCGGAAAAGAAACAGAGTGGAACTCATACGCCCGACACCGTCTCTTTCCGCGATCCGGATTTGAACACATTTTACATCGAAAATGTACGCAATAAGGCTGGGTTCCCTCACGGGGCGAGACAGGTTGCCGAGGGTATCCTGGAGATCTTGGACAGGGAAGGAGATTGTCCCTCGGTTGTCAATACCCACGGGGAGATTGAGGCCAGCATGGAAATGGGCGCTTACAACCGCCTGGCCCGGGTCACCTTGCGCGAGCACGCCTTTGACACGGCCAGGGAGATGCTTTGCCTGATCGATCCCGGTCCGATGACGCCCATGGCAATCATCGCCGCCCTCGGCCATGACCTCGGAAAGATCCCCGCTTACAGGCAACATCTCTACTCCCTGGGGGACCATCCGGTCATCAGTGTTACCATCCTGGACAAGATCCCTGGATTCTCCGAGATGCCCAACAGGGGGGATATCATCACGGCCATCCGGGACCATCACCGCAAGCCCATCGATTTCTTCTCGATCAAGCTCAAGGAGGCCGATCAGGAGGCAAGGAAAAAGGAACTCGCACGAAACTTCTCCCTCGGAGATACCAGAACTGGCCGGGAATCAACCTCTCGGGAAGAAGAGCCGCCCAAACGGGCTGCTTCAGCCGGCAGAGAGACAATTTTCTGGGATGACGAGAACAAGACAGAAGGCAGAAAGAGAAAAGGGAAACCCAAGGAGGTCGAAATTCCCTGGTACAACGGAAAAGCTATCCTTCAGGAAATCGCCGGACGCATCAACAAGGTTGATGAGGGTCGGTGGGAGGCCTTCTCTATGGTGAACGGGTACGTCTACATCCAGGTCGGCCTCCTGTGGTCGGTCGCCAAGAAGGTGGCACGGATGAATGGCGATCCATCCGTTTTGATCGCGGACACCGACGATGAGTTGAGAGCGAATATCCTCTACTCCATCGTGGAGCGGCTCAAGACGGAGGAGAACGCGATCGCGCGGGGGCTCATTCGCGACGGATACTTCAGCGCACCCTTCGTAGTCAGTATGCAGGACGGGACGGTCCATTCCAAGGCGTCATACGTGCCGTTCAACCTTGAAGCTTTCGGGATGCTCACCTCGGAACTGGAGTCTCAAAAATACGGCAAGGTAAGAGAAATCGTCGATGTCACGCCGAAGTGGTGA
- a CDS encoding ATP-binding cassette domain-containing protein produces the protein MPQPFLRFQQVVFGYDTAIDPLFKDISVHISTGWTGIVGANGAGKTTFLKLATGLLSPDAGVVVGPERIVYCPQRTDNPPEHFVELFQDFSKKASLIKEQFGAKGDWLNRWSTLSHGERKRAQVAVAFWLDADMLALDEPTNHVDAEARDILIQSLRTFKGVGLLVSHDRELLDSLCIQCAFIQPPIVVVRPGGYSKGTGLAAEEDLTLRRKYETRKNALKKLRYEARRRRDLANHSKLSKRGIAKHDHDAKAKINGARVTGKDAIGGKLLRQLDGRLAHLQDELESIRVTKQYSVGIWLPSSVSRRDVLLNLPPHTVPLGGQKKLMCPQLVLRPTDRLALTGPNGGGKSTLLRNLLPLLNAPPQQVTYVPQEIDAQQCRDILIQAQNLPHEQLGHLMTIVSRLGSRPYRLLESMEPSPGEARKLLLALGMTHKPHIIIMDEPTNHMDLPSIECLEAALADCPCCLLLVSHDRRFLEKLTEKEWRISHKPASEGFFYLQIL, from the coding sequence ATGCCTCAACCATTTTTGAGATTTCAGCAGGTTGTCTTCGGATATGATACCGCGATAGATCCGCTATTCAAAGACATATCCGTTCATATTTCTACAGGATGGACTGGCATCGTTGGTGCGAACGGTGCTGGCAAAACCACCTTCTTGAAATTAGCAACCGGTTTGCTTTCGCCGGATGCCGGTGTTGTGGTCGGCCCCGAACGGATCGTTTATTGTCCTCAGCGCACCGACAATCCGCCGGAACATTTTGTTGAGTTGTTTCAGGATTTTTCGAAAAAGGCTTCTTTGATCAAAGAGCAATTCGGCGCTAAGGGGGACTGGCTCAACCGGTGGTCGACGCTCTCGCACGGCGAACGTAAGCGGGCGCAGGTCGCCGTGGCTTTTTGGCTTGATGCTGACATGCTGGCGTTAGACGAGCCGACTAACCACGTAGATGCCGAGGCACGGGACATTCTGATTCAGTCACTGCGCACATTCAAGGGTGTGGGCTTACTTGTCAGCCATGATCGCGAATTGCTCGATTCCCTTTGCATACAATGCGCCTTTATCCAACCGCCTATTGTGGTGGTGCGTCCCGGCGGGTATTCAAAGGGAACTGGCCTGGCGGCAGAGGAAGATCTAACGCTCCGAAGAAAATATGAGACCAGAAAAAACGCGCTCAAAAAATTACGGTACGAGGCCAGGCGTCGTCGAGATCTTGCCAATCACAGCAAGTTATCGAAAAGAGGAATCGCCAAGCACGATCACGATGCGAAAGCAAAGATTAATGGGGCACGTGTAACAGGTAAAGACGCCATTGGTGGCAAGCTGCTGAGGCAATTGGACGGACGGCTCGCCCATCTGCAGGATGAATTAGAAAGCATTCGTGTCACAAAGCAATATTCAGTTGGCATTTGGCTGCCTAGTTCAGTATCCAGGCGGGATGTATTGCTCAACCTTCCGCCGCACACTGTGCCGCTTGGCGGTCAGAAGAAGCTGATGTGTCCCCAGTTGGTATTGCGGCCCACCGATCGCCTTGCTCTTACCGGTCCGAACGGTGGCGGAAAGAGCACCTTGCTGCGAAACCTTTTGCCGCTGCTTAATGCTCCACCTCAGCAGGTCACGTACGTGCCGCAGGAAATCGATGCACAGCAATGCCGTGACATCTTGATCCAGGCGCAGAACTTGCCTCATGAGCAATTGGGACATCTAATGACAATTGTCAGTCGTCTGGGATCGCGCCCGTATCGGCTTCTGGAAAGCATGGAGCCCAGCCCCGGCGAAGCACGCAAACTGCTCCTGGCGCTCGGCATGACACACAAACCACACATCATAATTATGGACGAACCAACGAATCATATGGATCTGCCGTCCATCGAATGCCTGGAGGCTGCATTGGCTGACTGTCCGTGTTGTTTATTGCTCGTCAGCCACGATCGCCGTTTTCTGGAAAAACTTACCGAAAAGGAATGGCGAATCAGTCATAAACCGGCATCAGAAGGTTTCTTTTATTTGCAGATTTTGTAG
- a CDS encoding DUF6908 domain-containing protein: MKALSGKAREVMDLLTKGLHVEGHRVFDNAKGAYMAVHVEKLRLTEQEALYSVAHYFEQNGDLMRDPDMEFMKIGDDYYPVYFRQDGGVALEQEAVVYGPGGKIERYYPKLQADLAAFADRWMRNIKEQQKI; the protein is encoded by the coding sequence ATGAAAGCGTTGAGCGGAAAGGCGCGGGAGGTCATGGACCTCCTGACAAAAGGACTCCACGTCGAAGGACATCGCGTTTTCGATAACGCGAAAGGCGCCTACATGGCGGTCCACGTTGAGAAGCTCCGACTGACGGAGCAGGAAGCGCTTTACAGCGTTGCCCACTACTTCGAACAGAACGGCGATCTCATGCGGGATCCGGACATGGAGTTCATGAAGATCGGGGATGACTACTACCCTGTCTACTTCCGCCAGGACGGCGGCGTCGCCCTCGAACAGGAGGCGGTCGTCTATGGACCCGGCGGGAAGATCGAGCGGTATTACCCGAAACTGCAGGCCGACTTGGCGGCGTTCGCCGATCGGTGGATGAGAAACATCAAGGAACAGCAAAAAATTTAA
- a CDS encoding amidoligase family protein, with amino-acid sequence MPDSRSAEAAEYNSRAGLPAGDETSSQCLPERSCHGCGLILGRETIECPSCGAINLDRKRLRHQDNRPGREIAQSVTSANYNGKYNIYRNSDGSYSCNCLSFLRQKEVRNGHGFAACKHIQEYLNQNPMEVLKDPPKPTDWQLIAMKRLGVECSEHLTDAQAYFIFRDMLNKQGVEYREYEELLKEHGTVSLLPIYSFGVEFEGFVRSSHGIEGLGRSLTDAGISTVSLGYTHALMNEWKIVPDSSVNGLAGYSPLELVTPKLFGAYGFQLLRKALDAWKEAGAGVNASCGTHVHIDAYNWDRRDMLELAKIWAKIESKVVWGLVSPSRRNNSYCRPVDREYLKQLASYGATHLDRYHSLNLSSYGLYHTVEFRIHNGTYEAKKIIPWIVFLLKLTDSVKRGLTHGALTDLSIDGVLDAIGLNRSATSLLREAREYLVSRFQYWTRDAETNPSHAWTNHEIDLDGIEEEVRYDGALRRYHQERRTPAASEDPALPANSVMNLAGRIPSASLSDSELIHGLVSSSWEVRSRRSELIHVVILNPDDTLTCTCRTFRSNKHCLHTVNIARFLTALRRETGAAGR; translated from the coding sequence ATGCCAGACTCAAGAAGCGCGGAAGCAGCGGAATATAACTCCCGGGCGGGACTTCCCGCCGGGGATGAAACGTCAAGTCAATGTCTCCCGGAGAGGTCCTGCCACGGATGTGGACTGATCCTCGGAAGGGAGACGATCGAGTGCCCCTCCTGCGGGGCCATCAACCTGGACCGGAAGCGCCTGCGGCATCAAGACAACCGGCCTGGCCGGGAGATCGCCCAGAGCGTCACGTCCGCCAATTACAACGGCAAGTACAACATCTACCGCAACTCCGACGGCAGCTATTCATGCAACTGCCTTTCCTTCCTTCGCCAGAAGGAGGTCCGAAACGGGCACGGATTCGCGGCCTGCAAGCATATCCAAGAATACCTGAATCAAAATCCCATGGAAGTTTTAAAAGATCCCCCCAAGCCGACCGACTGGCAGCTGATCGCCATGAAGCGGCTCGGGGTCGAGTGCTCCGAGCACCTCACGGACGCCCAGGCGTACTTCATCTTCCGCGACATGCTCAACAAGCAGGGCGTGGAATACCGGGAATACGAAGAGCTCCTGAAGGAGCACGGCACCGTGAGTCTCCTTCCTATCTATTCCTTCGGAGTGGAGTTCGAGGGCTTTGTCCGGAGCTCCCACGGCATCGAGGGGCTCGGTCGTAGCCTCACGGACGCGGGGATCTCGACCGTGAGCCTCGGCTACACACACGCGCTCATGAACGAGTGGAAGATCGTTCCCGACAGCTCGGTCAACGGGCTCGCCGGGTACTCGCCACTGGAGCTCGTCACGCCGAAACTCTTCGGCGCCTACGGATTCCAGCTGCTCAGGAAGGCCCTCGACGCCTGGAAAGAGGCGGGGGCCGGCGTAAACGCATCCTGCGGGACTCACGTCCACATCGACGCCTACAACTGGGACCGGCGGGACATGCTGGAACTGGCCAAAATCTGGGCCAAAATCGAGAGCAAGGTGGTCTGGGGCCTCGTTTCCCCCTCCAGGAGAAACAACTCCTATTGCCGTCCCGTGGACCGCGAGTATCTGAAACAGCTCGCTTCCTACGGGGCGACCCACCTTGACCGTTACCACAGCCTGAATCTCTCGTCGTACGGTCTCTACCACACCGTCGAGTTCAGGATCCATAACGGCACCTATGAAGCGAAGAAGATCATCCCCTGGATCGTTTTTCTCCTCAAGCTGACGGATTCCGTCAAGAGGGGGCTCACGCACGGGGCTTTGACCGACCTGTCGATCGACGGCGTCCTGGACGCGATCGGGCTCAACCGCTCGGCGACTTCCCTCCTCAGGGAGGCCCGGGAATACCTGGTATCCAGGTTCCAATACTGGACAAGGGACGCCGAGACCAACCCGTCGCACGCCTGGACGAACCATGAGATCGACCTGGACGGCATCGAGGAGGAAGTCAGGTATGACGGCGCCCTAAGGCGCTATCACCAGGAAAGGAGAACGCCCGCGGCATCGGAAGACCCGGCGCTGCCGGCAAACTCCGTTATGAATCTCGCGGGCCGCATCCCGTCGGCATCTCTCTCCGACAGCGAGCTCATCCACGGGTTGGTGAGCAGTTCCTGGGAGGTGCGGAGTCGGAGAAGCGAATTGATCCACGTCGTCATTCTCAACCCAGACGACACGCTTACCTGCACCTGCCGGACGTTCCGATCGAACAAGCACTGCCTCCATACCGTCAACATTGCTAGGTTCCTGACGGCACTCAGGCGGGAAACCGGCGCGGCAGGGAGGTAG
- a CDS encoding class II glutamine amidotransferase, translated as MCGIFGFTGHSSWKTSVLLQALCIADEVRGQHSTGLVVQTSTSDFFMSKKALRGKAFVARGHCAFLFNRKYGNALGHNRFATAGAVNDRNAHPFAVKVGAGKWNFGVHNGIVGDKEVIARDYGVRNHDVDSAVALGAIGKLQLQGYEVIDAIEEVTNFISPRADFAFAYLNGFEKAVYLWRSPDRPLTVIDARRLNLGRWFCSTPEIFKDAWNILRGALGDLRKVSKFEAVPYRLYRVADDGEFEVEPVRELKHTSRLAWGEGVESIFDQEIPGGARRHRGSRHSSSNQRGLFGNENSDVFQGRIDYRPKGEIEL; from the coding sequence ATGTGCGGAATATTCGGGTTCACGGGACATTCCTCATGGAAGACCTCCGTCCTCCTGCAGGCGCTCTGCATCGCCGACGAGGTGAGAGGGCAACATTCCACGGGGCTCGTCGTCCAGACGTCGACCAGTGATTTTTTCATGTCCAAGAAGGCCCTGCGGGGCAAGGCTTTCGTCGCCAGGGGGCATTGCGCCTTCCTCTTCAACAGGAAGTACGGTAACGCCCTCGGGCACAACCGCTTCGCGACAGCCGGGGCCGTGAACGATCGCAACGCCCATCCCTTCGCCGTCAAGGTCGGCGCCGGGAAGTGGAATTTCGGCGTTCACAACGGCATCGTCGGCGACAAGGAAGTGATCGCCAGGGATTACGGCGTCCGGAACCACGACGTGGATTCGGCCGTCGCTCTCGGGGCGATCGGGAAACTTCAGCTCCAGGGATACGAAGTGATCGACGCCATCGAGGAGGTCACGAATTTCATCTCCCCGAGGGCGGACTTCGCCTTCGCGTACCTGAACGGCTTCGAGAAGGCGGTCTACCTCTGGAGATCCCCGGACAGGCCGCTCACGGTCATTGACGCAAGGCGGCTTAATCTGGGTCGCTGGTTCTGCTCAACGCCGGAGATATTCAAGGACGCCTGGAACATCCTCCGGGGCGCCCTGGGCGATCTCAGAAAGGTCTCCAAGTTCGAAGCGGTGCCTTACCGGTTGTACCGAGTCGCCGATGACGGGGAGTTCGAAGTGGAGCCGGTCCGCGAGCTCAAGCACACGAGCAGGCTCGCCTGGGGCGAAGGCGTCGAAAGTATTTTCGACCAGGAGATCCCGGGCGGAGCACGCCGGCATCGCGGGAGTCGGCATTCAAGCAGTAATCAGCGGGGTCTTTTCGGGAACGAGAATTCTGACGTTTTCCAGGGCCGGATCGATTACCGGCCGAAAGGAGAGATTGAATTATGA
- a CDS encoding GNAT family N-acetyltransferase — MKLLFKKVIKRATIFRIREIIEGYHSLAVFEGRYYVTLKDGRIAGCVSLVERGWYMTEIKHLFVKEEYRASGVGRFLLEEALKKVFTPLVCCTVRSDNKRSADLFLKNSFDIMGTFQNSMTDREIFLMVRNLQQKE; from the coding sequence ATGAAGCTTCTATTCAAGAAAGTAATCAAGAGGGCGACCATCTTCCGGATCAGGGAGATCATCGAGGGATATCACTCCCTCGCCGTATTCGAGGGCCGCTATTACGTCACGCTTAAGGACGGCAGGATAGCGGGCTGCGTCTCCTTGGTGGAGCGAGGATGGTACATGACGGAAATAAAGCACCTGTTCGTCAAGGAAGAATATAGGGCAAGCGGGGTTGGCAGGTTCCTTCTGGAGGAAGCCCTGAAAAAGGTCTTCACTCCCCTGGTCTGTTGCACCGTTCGATCGGACAACAAGAGAAGCGCTGACCTTTTTCTGAAGAACTCCTTCGACATCATGGGCACCTTTCAGAATTCCATGACGGACCGGGAGATTTTCCTCATGGTGAGAAACTTGCAGCAAAAGGAGTGA
- a CDS encoding helix-turn-helix transcriptional regulator, translating to MVLVKEVRVQLGLSQEDLARELGVSYATINRWENGRFSPSRLAVMQLETYCDRMIGLERLVLPGYKK from the coding sequence GTGGTTCTTGTAAAAGAAGTCCGCGTTCAACTAGGCCTGAGCCAAGAGGATCTGGCTCGGGAGTTAGGGGTCAGTTACGCCACCATCAATAGGTGGGAAAATGGGCGGTTCTCGCCTTCCAGATTAGCCGTAATGCAACTTGAGACTTATTGCGACAGGATGATTGGACTGGAGAGACTGGTTCTACCCGGATATAAAAAATAA
- the istB gene encoding IS21-like element helper ATPase IstB, producing MNLDHQLKEQLRTLRLSGFLESLDLRLQQAQKDSLGYLEFLQVLLQDEVERREAKKLNLRICRACFEEEKTLEGFDFSFNPKISAKVVRDLCRCTFIEKHEHVLLCGPSGVGKTHIAQAIGHHACRLGHDVLFTKAVKLFRVLLAGRADQSWEKRMKRYLAPDLLIIDDFGLSALNPLQAEDFYEIIAERYLRSSIIITSNRPPQDWLPLFPDPVMANSALDRLAHNAHHLITEGDSYRRILKPKISPSTSRGVN from the coding sequence ATGAACCTAGACCACCAGCTCAAAGAACAGCTGCGAACGTTGCGTCTGAGCGGCTTTCTCGAGAGCCTCGACCTGAGGCTCCAGCAGGCTCAAAAGGACTCCCTGGGCTACCTCGAGTTCCTTCAAGTACTCCTGCAGGACGAGGTGGAACGCCGGGAGGCCAAAAAGCTCAACCTGCGCATCTGCCGGGCCTGTTTCGAAGAAGAGAAGACCCTCGAAGGGTTCGATTTCTCCTTCAACCCCAAGATAAGCGCCAAAGTGGTCCGGGACCTGTGCCGATGCACCTTTATCGAAAAGCACGAGCACGTTCTTCTGTGCGGCCCCTCCGGCGTCGGAAAAACTCATATCGCTCAGGCCATCGGCCACCACGCCTGCCGCCTCGGTCATGATGTCCTCTTTACAAAAGCAGTGAAGCTCTTCCGCGTCCTGCTGGCGGGGCGGGCCGATCAATCCTGGGAGAAGCGGATGAAAAGATATCTCGCTCCCGACCTGCTCATCATAGATGATTTTGGGCTGTCCGCTCTGAACCCACTGCAGGCGGAAGACTTCTACGAGATCATTGCGGAGCGCTATCTCAGGTCTTCCATCATCATCACAAGCAACAGGCCGCCTCAGGATTGGCTACCCCTTTTCCCCGATCCTGTCATGGCCAATTCCGCCCTCGACAGGCTGGCCCACAACGCTCACCACTTGATCACGGAAGGAGACTCGTACAGGCGGATTCTCAAACCCAAAATATCACCCTCTACCTCCAGGGGGGTGAATTAA